DNA sequence from the Bombus huntii isolate Logan2020A chromosome 16, iyBomHunt1.1, whole genome shotgun sequence genome:
CTAATGGCCACTATTTAAAATTCATGTTTTCAGATACTACCTCGAGAGACTGTGTAACGACATGGGTGAAATTAGTTACGTGAGCGTAAACCACCCCATAGTAACTGGGTACTATCCCACCATGCAATTCCGCAATGGGCTTCCGTTCCCACACAGAGAAACCGGTGCTGTTGTGCCTCTTCACATGCAAAAATACGTCCAGGTAAGTTTTGTATTCATTCAATAATAATCGTCGGTCGAGAAGAAGGTGATTACAGGAAGGTggaaaagatatatttttcgaaaatataaagtaaaagtttTTCGTACGATCCATCGTTTTCGATCAAATTAAATCAAAATCAAATGTGAAAATTCGATTCTACGTGCACGCTATTTACAGATGCTTCAGGACTTGCACACTAGGATCTCAACCGCCATCGATCTCGGTTTCGTCTTGGACACCAATGGTAACCGTGTCAATATCTACGAAAAAAACGGATTGAACGTTCTTGGTAACATCGTTCAAGGTAACGTTGACAGCATCAACATGCAATTTTACGGACAGTTGGACATGCTCGTAAGAAAAATCTTTGGATTTGGTTATGAATCGCACGTCAAAAACCAAGTGGTACCATCTGCTCTCGAACTTTGGTCCACCAGCTTGAGAGATCCCGTGTTCTACAGCATCTACAAGACTATCCTCAATTATTACCACAGGTTTGTCTTACCTCTCATTTAATCTCATTGTTACATTTGTCATGTGTCATTGTTACCCTTTTAAATCTTCCTCCAAGAGATCCCAAGAATAGAGGAGCCAATAAGTAAAGATTCTTCTTCCAGATACAAGGAAAATGTCCCCAGTTACACCATAGATGAATTGAGCTTCTCTGGTGTGACCATTCAATCCGTAACTGTAGACAAACTGGTCACCTACTTCGATCACTTTGAGTCCCTGCTCAGCAACGGAGTGTCCGTTCGTGGCTACAAAGAAGCCAGGAACACTTTGATCCAGGCTCGTCAATACCGTCTGAATCACAAACCATTCACCTATCATATTACCGTCAACTGCGACAAAGCCACCACGGGTGTAGTTCGCATTTTCCTTGGTCCAAAATACGATGAATTTGGTCATGAAATTGACTTGGTCCACAGCTACATGAACTTCATGCAGATGGATGAATTCATGGTTGATcgtacgtatatatattttattattcttattattcaTCAATTCATATTAATGTTCACGTCCAACGCTAATGTTTGTTCGATTATTCGTGTTACAGTGAAGTCTGGAATCAACAAAATCGACAGAAGCAGCCACGAATCCATCTTCGTTGTTCCTGACGAGACCGCCAGCCACATTCTTTACAAAAAGCTCGTAAATAGCATCGAAGATGGCGTAACTTTCAAGTACTCTGAACAGCCTTATGGCTTCCCTGAAAGACTCCTTCTGCCAAGAGGTAAAAAGGGCGGTATGCCCTACAACCTTTTCGTCATCATTTCGCCGGTCGACCAGTCAGTCACCGTCCAAATAAATTCTCCCATATGGGGTCACATGACCGACGATGGACGTTCCATGGGCTTCCCGCTGGACAGGCCTGTCACTTCTCTGCTCTTCAACGTGCCTAACGTGCATCTGACGGAAGTTCTGGTTCATCATGGAACTGAGCAAGAATTGAACACTGTCGATGAAACAAAACTTTCCATGTAGTTTTTCTAAGTTAGTTCGTAAATGTTAATTCTTTAATAACTCCTTAATAATTTCCTTAAAGAGGAAACGACAAAGAGATGTAGAAAGagacgaaataaaataatgtaaaaattattggCTTGGATATTTCACTAttttattatcctatattgcGATGTATAAACAGCGTTAGTCTTATCTATGAAGAATAAATATTGATATGGATACATAGAAGGTTCAATAGTTGATTAGCTTAGTCTGCTGATTTTGCTTCTTGTAATTACATCACCAATTTTTAAAACTGATTATCATCATCAAACATAGGAAAAACGCTAAATGAGACTGGAGAAGGTTTAAcagaactgaaagcaataatagagaagagaagggcaaACGACAGGAAGGATGCACAGCAAGGAGGTGAAAGACCAAAGTTCCAATAGTCTTCAGTCATTAGTTGCTAATTTGTAGTTTCTAGTTTTAGTTTTTAGGGATAGAATAAGTAAGGTAGTGCAATAGAATAGAGTAGAAAAGAGGGGAGGTAGACATATAAGAAGAGAAATAGACataagagatgtaaaaccgaaagttcgtccaaagccgaaaggcacggactaagcaataataataataataataactaaaCGTGATCAAAAAAGATCACATTTTTTATGACTTGAACTAGAATAATATAAGCgtttattacgtatatttaaacttctcttcttcaatttttaataattaaacttTGCATGAtacgatatttaataattatcattGATCGATATCATTCAACGGTAAGtgataaaattatatcgttAAACTAATGTTTCGTTTAGAGATGGAAATCAGCTTATCCTATAAAAGCCTTagagaaacagaaaaataGTTATCACAACGATTAATTTAAATGCAGTAATTAGAACCACTATGAGTAAACAAACCTAACCATACTAAGCCATGCATATGTACTTATAACCACACAACGATCATGTCAAAGGCGTAATGCCTTtaaaattaacagaaaataaaaatcaatttcaaaaGTTGATCTTATTCAGTTGAAACATTACATTAAGTATAACAGAGATAAGACGTAGAGACATTAGCAAAATTGTCGAGATATTAAACAGCAATTAAAAGACCAGACTATTGACCAATCTAATTATCGAACTATCAAACGTCTGTTCACACGGCAAAACAACAGCTGTGCAGACAAGAGAACTTCATTTCCGGCATAAATCATATCCAATTATCGTTGAGACAATATTATCTTcgtgaattattattaaaggAACTATCCAGACTAATAAGAGAAGAAAGTGAGAGCAAGTGTTCCATACGAATCATACGATAATGCTAATCAAACGAtaacgtatttttatacattcgTGTAATTAAACGCGATTACGTGAAAGTACTTATTGCATGCTAAAAGTTCAATGTAGATAAAactcaccctgtatatacaaGTTTTCTTGCATACGCATTTCTCTTGCTTACGTATATTTGCAACTTGCGTTAATAGAAATGCGTACCGATACGGGCGCGCATGCGCAACTGCTTTCTAATTGTACCGAAGTTCAAGAGCGccttttttaatttctgtaTTATTTCGTGTTCTCCGTACCAATTTctctctgttttttttttttttttttttttttttggtactCTGTACGATATAATACATCATTTTTCGGTTACTAAATTAACTagatataatatgaaaattattaccaGAAAGCAGATTTTTATgcgaattcatatttttgagaatatatgtatataaaaaagtAGAACTCCGgtagaaaaatgttttattcaCCAAGTATTCTAGGAAACATTATACTTGgatactttatatattttttcatattatatgcATTCTGTGCAATTTTGCACTTTCAGAATTCCTATAAATGCGTAAAAATCCATAGACCAgttgttataaatttattattaatttttacaaattttaaagtGGATATTATAACAGGCGTAATCGCTATCATCGTGAACTGAGAGGCAAAGTTTGTTCTGATAAGGAAAATAGTGTAAAATTAGATTTGTTTCCATCttaaattttttgtaatttatcaTAGAACATCAGTAAGCAAATATTTCTATCTAGTTAAGTCTATAAAGACAGacagaaaaaatataatttcttagTTGTTTGAACTTTGAAATAATGAGTATTGGAAATATGtgcattaaatatttcttgaaaaaaacttattataaattttgattctcaatttatatgtatatgatgtaaaattaatttatatgaattaaaaacATAATTAACAACGATCcctgttgaaaatgacaacgtgagttcggGCTCGCCATTCATATGCAGATGCGCTAGTTACaataaatagtaactagaagatAGTTCTAGATAcgatcgatagatttaatcgataggtttaagatgttcttttgtttttatccctagtcCATGTAAGAAAGCgcaataaaggtttttcgGCCCAGAACGGTatgatagatttatccaaagaataaaataataactattgtgatcctacctctgaatacagaaataacaacaatCCCCCTGCTACTTCCCCTcctaagaaaaatgaaatgtacaaCTTTTAATTCCTTAAAATCTGTGGAGCATTGTATTGTATTCGTTCGTTGTATTAAAGGCTGATGcctattacaattttttcacGTATCTCCTAGCTTATTGCATTTTGTTTCTATCTTAATTTATTCCTCAAAGCTAAATCTTACTTCTGTattcatttaataataaatatatctatatcttAATTTTGCTGTAGAGGTTACAATATGGCAGTCTTTTGTGTTTCATCCTTATtcgtttttcttcgatttctttATTTGCTTATGCAGAAAACTCAACTTCATGCTTCCCTTTGTGATGTTTACCAGTTACCATATTTCATTTTCGGTTGTTGTTATCGTTATTTCTGTCCATTCTTTACTTCCCAGTGTGATTGGTATGATTCCTATATATATTGCGTAGTCGCTtagtatatattttctattctgTATTTCTCGGATGTAGCATAATCGACATGATAGTTTCTCTCctgttttatatttcattcctTGTCTTATTATGCATCTGTAGAATacataaaatgtattgtatgCATCAgtcgaataaaaattgcacGAATTTCTTTTAGCAAAACGAAATATCCGCATTGCTCGTCTCATTGTCAAAGTGTGAAACAGATTTCGTGCCTGCACCGACATCTAGAtatttactttttcattttcttgcATTTAAATATACAACATATTGATAAAAGAAAGGTTGCCTTGGGTAAAACGCCGAAATTACAGCGATTGATATTTTCTGATCGAACATTCATGCAAATTACAGAACTTTTGATTAAGcttgaataattaaaacaacAATGCAGCTAAAGTAAAAGTATTTGTTCTACGCTATCGATTTTTGTCATACTATCCTGTCACATAATATCGAATTGCAGTAAACATAATAATCGCTACCTTACTCCATATCGAGAAATTCTCAATTAtgcttatattatataataatatacttCCTGTTACATAGGTAATGAATCAATTGAAAATTTGTCTCCCAGTTAATTAATCCACACCAGCGATATCGCATGCATGTTTTATTCTTCTTAATTTAGATTGACCCAAAATTAACACATAATCTGTAATCGGCaagataaaattattcaaaacacGAATTTCGATCGAAGTTAAATCGTCAATGAACAAACAGTGTTTACTGCTGCCATATCCTACAACTTTATTACGATGAAgtacattgtaattaaaaaaaaagagaaccTTCCAACgctcgaaataaaaaattacgcATTTTTCCTTAGCCTTTTCTGATAAAAATTGATCGAGGCacgttcaaatttccaaaatttcgAACAAAATCTTAACGATTTCTTCCAgactttctttttcatttttttcgaAAACCGTTCGTCGCGCGAGAAAAAGGCAGTAGAACATCAAAGACGCTCTCCTTTCATACATCTACAATTTTTGTCTGACGTGcttttgttatattatattaggtatgttatattagaaatatattattacataggatatgttatattacattatatcagATAATCGAATAAAATCGACTTTATatgcatttaaaaatttaaataattattttgtcgCTTAAGGGCTCAGAGGCACGCCTTTTCTCTATCCAAACGAGCTGAAATTCTGCAcagattattttttttattcattggAACTATTCCAGTGGAGGGTGtcgcgaaagaaattttcatcAAGATTAGATAagaatttatgtaaaatatctaaTGGAGCAATAAGTAAGAATTAATCGAGGGAGGGGATGACGGAGTATAAGAATAGCTGCGCGCTGAGCATCCGCGCTCTGGGATTCCGCGGTTTTCACTTTTCAAAAATGTTTCCACGGCTGTGGCTGCTGGGGCTACTGGCCTGCAGTTTCGTCAATGCAGAATATTACAACACGAAAATCGCTGATAAGGATTTCTTGTTGAAACAGAAGAAGGTCTACAATCTCCTCTATCACGTCAGCCAACCAGCCGAGATCAACTACACGTGGTACGAAGAGGGTCAAAAATGGGACATCGAAGCGAACATCAACTTGTACTCCAACCCGGTTAGtaattatcaattaaaaaaaaaatattggttATTGATGATGATTGCCTTGCTAGCTACACAACGGTTAAAAATATGATAGACGCAATTCTGTTGGTTCACTGATTTTCATGTCACTTggtatttaaatttgtatattttagtATAACATACGTAGGATGTGATCGGAAGTGATCCTTAAGTAGCAGAGCAAGAGGGcacgaataataaataatgataaaatgtAACATACATAATGACTCACGGAAGTATTCAAACACTTGTAAAAACTTTCTATGTATACAGTATGTCCGATTTATTCGTATGCACTATACACGCTATTGTATCGTTAACtattgaaaatacaaaaaaatgttTCCTATGAAATTTGTTCGACCTCGGGAGGACATATTCTAATGTTATTCAATTTTCTGTAGATACGCGCATAAGGGTTGTGTGAAAAACAACTTTGTTTTTTTCTATGGAATCATATATTCtttgatatattaaaaaaagaaaacgaagttGCTCTTCACATAACATTTACGCGTTTACCTACGGAGAATCTAATAACATCAGAATATGTTCCCTCCGAAATCAAACAAATTTCATAGGAAacattttttcgtattttcaaTAGTTCAAAAGTACATATTTTGAAATCTCATTAACAATGTAATGAGACACGGCTATCATGATTATATTGCTCATAATCACGATAGTCGTGTCTGCATATTAATTGATTACATTCTAAAACTTTTCGTGACCAAGTTTtgttttacataaaaaaataactACAAtgtccaaataaaaaaatccaGCGTGGACCGCCAATGGCATTCAACgtagtaaaataaaatgacaAAGTAAATAAAGAACAAATTAACGATAACAATTAACGTTAACAAAATAACGAGCACataacaaacaaatacaaatttttaaataattatttgaacaaAAATCTAATAATATCCAACCCTGTGTGAAGTGAATATTCTTGATGAATTTTCAGGCCGCGGTAAAGGAATTCCTTTACATGTACAAGAACAGTATGCTTCCGCGAGGAGAAGTGTTCTCACTTTACTATCCATATCTCCTTAAAGAAATGGTAGCCCTGTTCAGGTTGTTTTATTATGCAAACGACTTCGAAACATTCTACAAAACAGCTCTTTGGGCAAGAAACAACATAAACGAGGGCGAATATATTATAGCCTTCTACAATGCAGTAATCAGAAGACAAGACACTAAGTTCATTCAATTGCCACCCCCATACGAAGTCTGTCCATACCTTTTCTTTAACTCGGAAGTCCTGCAAAAAAGCCATCACGCATCACTTTCTGACCTCCGTGGTAATTGTTTctagtttctttctttttattttcgtcgTACTATTTAACATAATTGCAAACTATTTCACTTTAGAAACAAGTGGAGAATACAAGACATACATATTCCGGGCAAACTATTCCGGTTGGTACATGAATcgtg
Encoded proteins:
- the LOC126874220 gene encoding hexamerin-like; the encoded protein is MKAALVIFASFCLLAQAVHQLPSQVADTTYLTKQKNIYELFWHVDQPTVYHPELYQKARTFNIAENVVQYNDQEAVTEFIQLLKHGMLPRGQVFTVMNPEMRHQAVTLFRVLYSAKTFDVFYNTAVWARFYVNELMYTYALSVAVIHRHDTKLIKLPPLYEVLPHFFFNDDVMQRTYDIAMGSTVDEKKTVGNVDQYVLLANYSGWYLTRHDVPEQKLNYFTEDVGLNNFYFMINHDFPSFMSSEMLHTPQIRGEYYFFSHKQLLTRYYLERLCNDMGEISYVSVNHPIVTGYYPTMQFRNGLPFPHRETGAVVPLHMQKYVQMLQDLHTRISTAIDLGFVLDTNGNRVNIYEKNGLNVLGNIVQGNVDSINMQFYGQLDMLVRKIFGFGYESHVKNQVVPSALELWSTSLRDPVFYSIYKTILNYYHRYKENVPSYTIDELSFSGVTIQSVTVDKLVTYFDHFESLLSNGVSVRGYKEARNTLIQARQYRLNHKPFTYHITVNCDKATTGVVRIFLGPKYDEFGHEIDLVHSYMNFMQMDEFMVDRTYIYFIILIIHQFILMFTSNANVCSIIRVTVKSGINKIDRSSHESIFVVPDETASHILYKKLVNSIEDGVTFKYSEQPYGFPERLLLPRGKKGGMPYNLFVIISPVDQSVTVQINSPIWGHMTDDGRSMGFPLDRPVTSLLFNVPNVHLTEVLVHHGTEQELNTVDETKLSM